In Myxococcus stipitatus, the following are encoded in one genomic region:
- a CDS encoding HMA2 domain-containing protein: MPRYIYVVHVLPGRVRLRLPWLREHASLAHELAEGLTAVKGMDEVEVRPFTGSVLCLHDPEMLDAKDVVREVSELTGVDLVIRPGEEPPEEATLFDALETGSDVARATSRFVKGVDVDVLRATHGRVGLGVLMSMGFAAAGVAKVVATRQIPMPDWFNLAWWAFATFTGVERTAINNTEPPVRGPPPHSNTPERSEAHEPGDLSS, from the coding sequence ATGCCCCGCTACATCTACGTGGTGCATGTCCTGCCCGGGCGCGTGCGTCTGCGGCTGCCCTGGCTGCGTGAGCACGCCTCGCTCGCCCACGAGCTCGCGGAGGGCTTGACGGCCGTGAAGGGCATGGACGAGGTGGAGGTGCGTCCCTTCACCGGCAGCGTCTTGTGTCTTCACGACCCGGAGATGCTCGACGCGAAGGACGTGGTGCGGGAGGTGAGTGAGCTCACCGGCGTGGACCTCGTCATTCGTCCAGGCGAGGAGCCGCCCGAGGAGGCCACCTTGTTCGACGCGCTGGAGACGGGCAGCGACGTGGCCCGCGCGACCAGCCGCTTCGTGAAGGGGGTGGACGTGGACGTGCTCCGCGCCACCCACGGACGCGTGGGGCTGGGGGTGCTCATGTCGATGGGGTTCGCCGCGGCGGGAGTCGCCAAGGTGGTCGCCACCCGTCAGATTCCCATGCCGGACTGGTTCAACCTGGCGTGGTGGGCCTTCGCCACCTTCACCGGCGTGGAGCGCACGGCCATCAACAACACGGAGCCCCCGGTGCGAGGGCCCCCGCCCCATTCGAATACACCCGAGAGGAGTGAGGCCCACGAACCCGGGGACCTCTCCTCCTGA
- a CDS encoding PQQ-dependent sugar dehydrogenase, whose product MRQLLTLLLLLASPALAAVPSGFAETVYTSNDLSQATGLAWAPDGSGRLFVTIKTGDVRVVATSNGLPQTTTAGGTTLVTRLFAKETVVHTNSECGVIGIAFDPNYIINRYVYIFVTVSATEQQIVRYTDINGAGAARTVIVSGLPTRGENHDGGALGFGPDGKLYFAIGDLGNGTGVDADLTSLAAKVSRVNRDGSPVNDNPFNDGVGPNNERIWARGFRNPFTLTFQPSTGLLWVNVVGTGYEQTFVVKRGEHAGYNDYENNQPSTNNYITPVIKYRTNGADERTLTANGAVRAGGVSTFTTTATHGFRKGEKLTLAGVADGSFNGDFYVASTPSATTFTVAQAGVADASSGGGSARTQNLGGCMNGGVFYDATLFPPEYRGNYFFGDYNSANFMRATLAADNTVATVDLWGTSFTSYVDAAVGPDGALYTIGVSGGRLRRIVPTTTGQRLVVTGLHPRVVEGGRATFTVRLAQAPTGSVVVDVYRAPGGSTDLRLSGNATFTFTPDDWHIPRVVTLEALEDDDAVQDTATFTVSSSGLTPESVVATTIEDNSAQVLLSSSNLDVIEGGTATFDVSLSRAPARNVTVNVARTTGDADLTVQSGASLTFTPTNWSTPQTVTLAAAADADNLDGEATFTVSVTGLDSRTVTAREQDTNDLAPVITSTAITQAVVGNPYRYDVEARARPAATYSLTASPPGMTIGAASGLISWTPTTAMTVDVAVRVTNGVAPEATQAFSLTVKQDDPPVAKLTQPRPEERVSGASAEFYGDCEDDVGCTHAEFYVDDERRYVDERTDNHFHFGGEHNRWDTTDLAPGGHRVRFVVVDTRGNRAEAEVKVCVGTGDCELVARPDAGPPDAGGGEPDAGEPPPLPFPSGGGCGCGAAPVGALAWGALAVLAMVRRRRQPRSR is encoded by the coding sequence ATGCGCCAACTGCTGACCTTGTTGCTCTTGCTCGCATCGCCCGCCTTGGCCGCGGTCCCCTCGGGCTTCGCCGAGACGGTCTACACCTCGAATGACTTGAGCCAGGCGACGGGGCTGGCCTGGGCACCGGATGGCTCCGGACGCTTGTTCGTCACCATCAAGACGGGCGACGTGCGGGTGGTGGCGACAAGCAACGGCTTGCCGCAGACGACGACGGCGGGCGGCACCACGCTGGTGACCCGCCTGTTCGCCAAGGAGACGGTGGTTCATACGAACAGCGAGTGCGGCGTCATCGGCATCGCGTTCGACCCGAACTACATCATCAACCGCTACGTCTACATCTTCGTCACCGTCTCCGCGACGGAGCAGCAGATTGTCCGCTACACGGATATCAACGGCGCGGGCGCGGCGCGCACGGTGATTGTCTCGGGGCTGCCCACGCGAGGAGAGAACCACGATGGTGGTGCCCTGGGCTTCGGGCCGGACGGCAAGCTGTACTTCGCCATTGGCGACCTGGGCAACGGCACGGGCGTGGACGCGGACCTCACGTCGCTGGCGGCCAAGGTGAGCCGGGTGAACAGGGATGGCTCGCCGGTCAATGACAACCCTTTCAATGACGGCGTGGGCCCCAACAACGAGCGCATCTGGGCGCGGGGCTTTCGCAACCCGTTCACCTTGACCTTCCAGCCGAGCACCGGCCTCTTGTGGGTCAACGTGGTGGGCACCGGCTACGAGCAGACCTTCGTGGTGAAGCGCGGGGAGCACGCGGGCTACAACGACTACGAGAACAACCAACCGTCCACGAACAACTACATCACTCCTGTCATCAAGTACCGCACCAATGGCGCGGACGAGCGCACCCTCACCGCGAACGGCGCCGTGCGCGCGGGCGGCGTCTCCACCTTCACCACCACCGCCACCCATGGCTTCCGCAAGGGCGAGAAGCTCACCCTCGCCGGAGTGGCGGATGGGTCCTTCAACGGAGACTTCTACGTCGCCAGCACCCCGAGCGCGACGACCTTCACGGTGGCGCAGGCGGGGGTGGCGGACGCGAGCAGCGGCGGTGGCTCGGCGAGGACGCAGAATCTGGGCGGCTGCATGAATGGCGGCGTCTTCTACGACGCCACGCTGTTCCCACCGGAGTACCGCGGCAACTACTTCTTCGGGGACTACAACTCCGCCAATTTCATGCGCGCCACGCTGGCGGCGGACAACACCGTGGCGACGGTGGACCTGTGGGGGACCAGCTTCACGTCGTACGTCGACGCGGCGGTGGGCCCGGATGGCGCGCTGTACACCATCGGCGTGTCGGGTGGCCGCCTGCGCCGCATCGTCCCGACCACCACGGGTCAGCGGCTGGTGGTGACGGGGCTTCATCCTCGCGTCGTGGAAGGCGGCCGAGCCACCTTCACCGTGCGGCTGGCGCAGGCTCCCACGGGCTCCGTGGTGGTGGATGTCTACCGCGCCCCGGGTGGAAGCACGGACCTGCGCCTCTCTGGCAACGCGACCTTCACCTTCACGCCGGATGACTGGCACATCCCTCGCGTGGTGACGCTGGAGGCGCTGGAGGACGACGACGCGGTGCAGGACACGGCCACCTTCACGGTGTCCTCGAGCGGCCTCACGCCGGAGTCCGTCGTGGCGACGACCATCGAGGACAACTCCGCGCAGGTGCTGCTCTCGTCGAGCAACCTCGACGTCATCGAGGGGGGTACCGCGACGTTCGACGTGTCGCTCTCCCGCGCTCCGGCGCGCAACGTCACGGTGAACGTGGCGCGCACCACGGGCGACGCGGACCTGACCGTGCAGTCCGGCGCGTCGCTGACCTTCACGCCGACCAACTGGAGCACACCACAGACGGTGACGCTGGCGGCCGCCGCGGATGCGGACAACCTGGATGGAGAAGCCACCTTCACCGTCTCCGTCACGGGGCTCGACTCGCGCACGGTGACGGCGAGGGAGCAGGACACGAACGACCTGGCGCCCGTCATCACCTCCACCGCCATCACCCAGGCAGTGGTGGGCAATCCCTATCGCTACGATGTGGAGGCGCGAGCCCGTCCCGCCGCCACGTACTCACTCACGGCTTCACCGCCGGGCATGACGATTGGCGCGGCCTCGGGCCTCATCTCGTGGACCCCCACCACGGCGATGACAGTGGACGTCGCGGTGCGGGTGACCAATGGCGTGGCTCCGGAGGCGACGCAGGCGTTCTCCCTCACGGTGAAGCAGGACGACCCGCCGGTCGCGAAGCTCACGCAGCCCAGGCCGGAGGAGCGCGTGTCTGGCGCATCCGCTGAGTTCTACGGTGACTGCGAGGACGACGTAGGCTGCACCCATGCGGAGTTCTACGTGGACGACGAGCGTCGCTACGTCGACGAGCGCACGGACAATCACTTCCACTTCGGCGGCGAGCACAACCGCTGGGACACGACGGACCTGGCACCGGGAGGCCACCGGGTGCGCTTCGTCGTGGTGGATACGCGGGGGAATCGCGCCGAGGCCGAGGTGAAGGTGTGCGTGGGCACCGGCGATTGCGAGCTGGTGGCTCGACCCGATGCGGGGCCGCCGGACGCGGGTGGGGGAGAGCCGGATGCTGGGGAGCCGCCACCGCTGCCGTTCCCCTCGGGAGGCGGCTGCGGATGTGGCGCGGCGCCCGTGGGCGCGCTGGCGTGGGGCGCGCTGGCCGTGCTGGCGATGGTCCGGCGGCGGCGTCAGCCTCGCTCCCGCTGA
- a CDS encoding cation-transporting P-type ATPase, with product MVVFLIDGRASPAVVVRHAVASRRLRLAVPGLLGDRYLGRRLERTFETWPGIETVKAEPRSGRMLVRYAPDAPLLNRLKEAPDEAPPSPEPTKEARPLKSIETSPDEEPWHALTVEQVLSRWKTDRHGLSRAEAAARLKKNGANAVASIKPRSRWSLLRAQVATIPMGLLMGSAAASVLAGDRLEATAILAVVGLNAGIGYRIERRNEALLASWQKLEAGQAQVLRDGVLHNVPVADLVVGDVLLVRAGDVLQADARVLEAHRLSVDEAPLTGESEPQLKGPEPVSQDAPLAERSCMLYAGTVVASGHGRAVVVATGRFMALARVRELVEETASPPTPLSRKLEHLDRRVALFSVGASAASGVVGLLRGRPLGQVLRGAVALGVAALPEGLPIVATAALVRSMQRLHARGMVVRRVSAAEALGGVTVICTDKTGTLTRNDMRLEVLDVGGGAVDLASLRAKPEAVLEDVPSLALAAALLNSDVDVHRNGHEVVIAGSSTERALVTAAHAAGLDGATLRRAFPRRRLLERSEGIHYVVSLHDAPGGGVAFIKGAPEQVVRLCSHDSRGPLDAAAQRHLLQRNTALAESGLRVLALGWRRMDLSRGAAPEGGYTFLGFMGLRDPLREGAADTLHQARVAGIRTIILTGDQRHTAEAVARAVGLRGETLIAKELTARLSEPGGIDGDWLDRVAVLARVTPEDKMVLVRALRERGEVVAMAGDGINDAPALKAADVGVAVGARSSDMARQMADIVMAGEDLRGIIHAVGEGRIVQDNLRRALRFLFATNLSEMSLVIGATLVGSREPLTPLQLLWLNLLTDTLPGLALALESGDPDILDRPPAPPGAPLLSGSLARRVVRDALLMAGLGATGLVLGGPPLAFGMLTAAQLGYSVVCRAPHHVHGGGYQGSGRFSVLVGSAVAMQVLGLTFPPLRAVLGLPPPSLLTFGGLATGLVLPGLVLGVSRQGRRLAQRRKPFFIPASAEVSP from the coding sequence ATGGTGGTGTTCCTCATCGATGGGCGGGCATCGCCCGCGGTGGTGGTCCGGCATGCCGTGGCCTCGCGGCGGTTGCGTCTGGCGGTGCCGGGACTCCTGGGGGACCGCTATCTGGGACGACGGCTGGAGCGCACCTTCGAGACGTGGCCCGGCATCGAGACGGTGAAGGCGGAGCCTCGCAGCGGACGCATGCTGGTGCGCTACGCGCCCGATGCTCCGCTGCTGAACCGGCTGAAAGAAGCGCCCGATGAAGCGCCTCCCTCTCCCGAGCCCACGAAGGAGGCCCGGCCTCTCAAGTCCATCGAGACATCTCCCGACGAGGAGCCCTGGCACGCGCTCACCGTGGAGCAGGTGTTGAGTCGTTGGAAGACGGACCGGCACGGTCTGTCCCGCGCCGAGGCCGCGGCGAGGCTCAAGAAGAACGGCGCCAACGCGGTGGCGAGCATCAAGCCGCGCTCGCGGTGGTCGCTGTTGCGTGCGCAAGTCGCCACCATCCCCATGGGCCTGCTCATGGGGTCGGCCGCCGCGTCCGTGCTGGCGGGAGACCGGTTGGAGGCCACGGCCATCCTCGCGGTGGTGGGGCTCAACGCCGGCATCGGCTATCGCATCGAGCGGCGCAACGAGGCGCTCCTCGCCTCGTGGCAGAAGCTGGAGGCCGGACAGGCCCAGGTGCTGCGCGATGGCGTGCTGCACAACGTCCCCGTGGCGGACCTGGTGGTGGGCGACGTGCTCCTCGTTCGCGCGGGGGATGTGCTGCAAGCGGATGCCCGCGTGCTGGAGGCACATCGCCTGAGCGTGGACGAAGCGCCGCTCACGGGGGAGAGCGAGCCCCAGCTCAAGGGCCCCGAGCCCGTGTCTCAGGACGCTCCACTCGCCGAGCGCTCGTGCATGCTCTACGCGGGCACGGTGGTGGCGTCGGGACATGGCCGCGCGGTGGTCGTGGCCACGGGCAGGTTCATGGCGCTGGCCCGGGTGCGAGAGCTCGTGGAGGAGACCGCCTCGCCTCCCACGCCACTGTCGCGCAAGCTGGAGCATCTGGACCGGCGCGTGGCGCTGTTCTCCGTGGGCGCCTCGGCGGCGTCTGGCGTGGTGGGCCTGCTCCGTGGACGGCCCTTGGGACAGGTGCTGCGTGGCGCGGTGGCGCTGGGAGTTGCCGCCTTGCCGGAGGGCCTTCCCATCGTCGCCACCGCGGCGCTCGTGCGCTCGATGCAACGGCTGCACGCGCGCGGCATGGTGGTGCGCCGAGTCTCCGCGGCGGAGGCGCTGGGCGGTGTCACCGTCATCTGCACGGACAAGACGGGGACGCTGACTCGCAACGACATGCGGCTGGAGGTCCTGGACGTGGGTGGAGGCGCGGTGGACCTCGCGTCCCTGCGCGCGAAGCCGGAGGCGGTGCTGGAGGATGTGCCGTCGCTGGCGTTGGCCGCGGCGCTGCTCAACAGCGATGTGGATGTCCACCGCAACGGGCACGAGGTCGTCATCGCGGGCAGCTCCACGGAGCGGGCCCTGGTCACCGCGGCCCACGCGGCGGGACTGGACGGGGCCACGCTGCGCCGAGCCTTTCCCCGGCGCCGGCTCCTGGAGCGCTCCGAGGGCATCCACTACGTGGTGAGTCTGCACGACGCACCCGGCGGTGGCGTGGCGTTCATCAAGGGCGCACCCGAGCAGGTGGTGCGCCTGTGCTCACACGACTCCCGAGGGCCCCTCGACGCGGCGGCACAGAGGCACCTGCTCCAGCGCAACACGGCCTTGGCCGAGTCGGGCCTGCGAGTGCTGGCGCTCGGTTGGCGGCGCATGGACCTGTCGCGTGGCGCGGCGCCGGAGGGCGGCTACACCTTCCTGGGCTTCATGGGCCTGAGAGACCCATTGCGCGAAGGGGCCGCGGACACGCTGCACCAGGCGCGGGTCGCGGGCATCCGGACCATCATCCTCACCGGTGACCAGCGGCATACCGCCGAGGCGGTGGCTCGCGCGGTGGGCCTGCGAGGCGAGACGCTCATCGCGAAGGAGTTGACCGCGCGCCTGTCCGAGCCAGGAGGCATCGATGGAGACTGGCTCGACCGGGTCGCGGTGCTCGCGCGGGTGACACCGGAGGACAAGATGGTCCTGGTGCGCGCCCTTCGCGAGCGCGGCGAAGTGGTGGCCATGGCGGGCGACGGAATCAACGACGCTCCGGCGTTGAAGGCCGCGGACGTCGGCGTGGCGGTGGGGGCTCGCTCCAGCGACATGGCCCGGCAGATGGCGGACATCGTCATGGCGGGTGAGGACCTGCGCGGCATCATCCACGCGGTGGGCGAGGGGCGCATCGTCCAGGACAACCTGCGCCGCGCCCTCCGCTTCCTCTTCGCCACCAACCTGTCGGAGATGTCGCTGGTGATTGGGGCCACGCTCGTCGGGAGCCGTGAGCCGCTGACACCCCTTCAGTTGCTCTGGCTCAACCTGCTGACGGACACGCTCCCGGGGCTCGCGCTCGCGCTCGAATCGGGTGACCCGGACATCCTCGACCGTCCTCCGGCGCCACCGGGCGCGCCGCTGCTGTCGGGGTCCCTGGCCCGGCGAGTGGTTCGCGATGCGCTGCTGATGGCGGGCCTGGGCGCCACGGGATTGGTGCTGGGGGGGCCGCCGCTGGCGTTCGGGATGCTCACGGCCGCGCAGCTCGGCTACTCCGTGGTGTGTCGGGCGCCGCACCATGTCCATGGCGGTGGCTATCAGGGCTCCGGGCGCTTCTCCGTGTTGGTGGGGAGCGCTGTGGCCATGCAGGTGCTGGGGCTCACCTTCCCGCCGCTGCGCGCGGTGTTGGGGTTGCCCCCGCCGTCGCTCCTGACCTTCGGAGGACTGGCCACGGGGCTGGTGTTGCCCGGCCTCGTCCTGGGCGTGTCGCGCCAGGGGCGCCGTCTGGCCCAGCGCCGAAAACCCTTCTTCATCCCCGCTTCCGCGGAGGTTTCCCCATGA
- a CDS encoding lysophospholipid acyltransferase family protein has protein sequence MKYLVTVWFWLVFLLTAPILFALGALLLLVTFPVDRDRRMLHWLVCHWCHGLWLHLSPGWRTRIEGRELLPPGPCVLVVNHQSAMDILAVMGLYHPYKFVAKASLFSLPLVGWMMTLLAYVPIVRGSSTAMHQLLDPCRRWLRRGMPILIFPEGTYAQPGQRLPFKRGAFQLAVEEHVPVVPIVVEGTTDLLLGDGPWMNPRATLRVRVLPPLPPESLGQDSLVLAERVRALYEHTLSAHG, from the coding sequence ATGAAGTACCTCGTCACCGTCTGGTTCTGGCTCGTCTTCCTGCTCACCGCGCCCATCCTGTTCGCGCTGGGGGCGCTGCTGCTGCTCGTCACCTTTCCGGTCGACCGGGACCGCCGGATGCTCCACTGGCTGGTGTGTCACTGGTGCCATGGACTCTGGCTGCACCTGTCCCCGGGGTGGCGCACGCGCATCGAGGGCCGGGAGCTGCTCCCACCCGGGCCCTGTGTCCTGGTGGTCAATCATCAGTCCGCCATGGACATCCTCGCGGTGATGGGCCTGTACCACCCGTACAAGTTCGTGGCGAAGGCGTCGCTGTTCTCCCTTCCGCTCGTGGGCTGGATGATGACGCTCCTGGCCTACGTGCCCATCGTCCGGGGCTCGTCCACGGCCATGCATCAACTCCTGGACCCTTGCCGGCGCTGGCTTCGCCGGGGCATGCCCATCCTCATCTTCCCGGAGGGCACCTATGCCCAGCCAGGGCAGCGGCTGCCCTTCAAACGGGGCGCCTTCCAGCTCGCGGTGGAGGAGCACGTCCCGGTGGTGCCCATCGTCGTGGAGGGAACGACGGACCTGCTCCTGGGGGACGGCCCGTGGATGAATCCTCGGGCCACCCTGCGCGTGCGCGTGTTGCCGCCCCTGCCTCCTGAGTCACTGGGGCAGGACTCGCTGGTGCTCGCGGAGCGGGTGCGCGCGCTGTACGAACACACCTTGTCCGCCCACGGTTGA
- the zwf gene encoding glucose-6-phosphate dehydrogenase: MEAQGLHIETHPREGDPLLRAARPDPCTVVLFGATGDLAQRKLFPALFELARANLLPDHFAVVAFSRSQLDDDAFRRHVKEGLQKFARTQPLDEATWQRFAPRLEGISGGYDDPASFTRLRERLEKVSQREGTQGNQLYYLATPASTFPQILHGLAGAGLLSREESPNQKPWRRIVIEKPFGHDLESAKELNRELASVLDEKQIFRIDHYLGKETVQNILVFRFANAIFEPLWNRNHIDHVEITAAESIGVEGRGGFYDETGVIRDMVQNHLLQVLALCAMEPPVSFAAEDIRDEKTKVFRALRPVEGREVSRSVVVGQYEGYLQEKGVKPDSRTPTYVAMKLSVDSWRWEGVPFYLRAGKKLKKRMTEVSIHFKSVPIGLFAGEGATCQRLQPNVLTLRIQPQEGIALSFESKVPGEDVNIAGVTMDFNYAESFQKPVPEAYERLLLDCMRGNATLFARKDSVEQAWAYVTPILQAIESGEGGTIHPYATGTTGPQAAAALLARDGRRWTQL, from the coding sequence ATGGAAGCGCAGGGCCTGCACATCGAAACGCATCCTCGAGAGGGAGACCCGCTGTTGCGCGCCGCGCGCCCGGACCCGTGCACGGTGGTGCTCTTCGGCGCGACGGGGGACCTGGCGCAGCGCAAGTTGTTCCCCGCCCTCTTCGAACTGGCGCGCGCCAACCTCCTGCCGGACCACTTCGCCGTCGTCGCCTTCAGCCGCTCGCAGCTCGACGACGACGCCTTCCGCCGCCACGTGAAGGAAGGCCTCCAGAAGTTCGCGCGCACGCAGCCGCTCGACGAGGCCACGTGGCAGCGCTTCGCGCCACGGCTGGAAGGCATCTCCGGCGGATACGACGACCCGGCCTCCTTCACCCGCCTGCGCGAGCGGCTGGAGAAGGTCTCCCAGCGCGAGGGCACCCAGGGCAATCAGCTCTACTACCTGGCCACGCCCGCCTCCACCTTCCCGCAAATCCTCCATGGGCTCGCCGGCGCGGGCCTGCTCTCGCGCGAGGAGAGCCCGAACCAGAAGCCGTGGCGGCGCATCGTCATCGAGAAGCCCTTCGGCCATGACCTGGAGAGCGCCAAGGAGCTCAACCGCGAGCTGGCCTCCGTCCTGGACGAGAAGCAGATCTTCCGCATCGACCACTACCTGGGCAAGGAGACCGTCCAGAACATCCTGGTCTTCCGCTTCGCCAACGCCATCTTCGAGCCGCTGTGGAACCGCAACCACATCGACCATGTGGAAATCACCGCGGCGGAGTCCATCGGCGTGGAGGGCCGCGGCGGCTTCTACGACGAGACGGGCGTCATCCGGGACATGGTGCAGAACCACCTCCTCCAGGTCCTCGCCCTGTGCGCCATGGAGCCACCCGTGTCCTTCGCCGCGGAGGACATCCGCGACGAGAAGACCAAGGTGTTCCGCGCGCTGCGCCCCGTGGAGGGACGCGAGGTGTCCCGGTCCGTCGTCGTGGGCCAATACGAGGGCTACCTCCAGGAGAAGGGCGTGAAGCCCGACTCGCGCACGCCCACGTACGTGGCCATGAAGCTCAGCGTGGACTCGTGGCGCTGGGAGGGTGTGCCCTTCTACCTGCGCGCGGGCAAGAAGCTGAAGAAGCGCATGACGGAGGTGTCCATCCACTTCAAGTCCGTGCCCATCGGCCTGTTCGCCGGCGAGGGCGCCACGTGCCAGCGGCTCCAGCCCAACGTGCTCACGCTGCGCATCCAGCCGCAGGAGGGAATCGCCCTCTCCTTCGAGTCCAAGGTCCCCGGTGAGGACGTCAACATCGCGGGCGTCACCATGGACTTCAACTACGCGGAGAGCTTCCAGAAGCCCGTGCCGGAAGCCTACGAGCGGCTGCTCCTGGACTGCATGCGCGGCAACGCCACCCTCTTCGCGCGCAAGGACAGCGTGGAGCAGGCCTGGGCCTACGTGACGCCCATCCTGCAAGCCATCGAGTCCGGAGAAGGAGGAACCATTCATCCCTACGCGACGGGCACCACCGGCCCGCAGGCCGCCGCGGCGCTGCTGGCCCGCGACGGGCGGCGGTGGACGCAGCTATGA
- the gndA gene encoding NADP-dependent phosphogluconate dehydrogenase, translated as MSAAASAQAGAQFGVAGMGVMGAALALNIADHGFKVVGWDRDAKHVDQVNQQHGRPEFKALASLESFVESLERPRRILLMVTAGAPVDQMLERLFPLLSPGDVVMDAGNSWFQDTRRREELCKSKGLRFLGVGVSGGEEGARHGPSIMPGGPSEAYALVKPVLEAIAARTDEGLCVTHVGPDGAGHFVKMVHNGIEYADMQLLAETYDVLRRGLGLSADALADLFSKWNQGIAESFLLETTIKVLRKKDSQTGQPLVDLVLDKAGQKGTGKWTVQVSLDMGVPVPSIAAALDARVLSSMKDERVAASRKLKGPSETLSAEEKAQLAQWAHDALYAARVVTYAQGMRLIQAASQEYKWNVSLSEMARIWRGGCIIRAKLLTPLREAFTQQPDLPNLLVSDAFAPVLEKMAPAWRKLVGVATKVGIPVPVFSASLAYLDSYRAAELPQNLTQAQRDAFGAHTYQRRDKPEAGFVHTDWNS; from the coding sequence ATGAGTGCGGCAGCGAGCGCCCAGGCGGGCGCGCAGTTTGGCGTGGCGGGCATGGGTGTCATGGGCGCGGCCCTGGCCCTCAACATCGCGGACCACGGCTTCAAGGTGGTGGGCTGGGACCGGGACGCGAAGCACGTCGACCAGGTGAACCAGCAGCACGGGCGCCCGGAGTTCAAGGCGCTCGCGTCGCTGGAGTCCTTCGTCGAGAGCCTGGAGCGGCCTCGGCGCATCCTGCTGATGGTGACGGCGGGCGCGCCGGTGGACCAGATGCTGGAGCGGCTGTTCCCGCTGCTGTCGCCCGGGGACGTCGTGATGGACGCGGGCAACAGCTGGTTCCAGGACACACGCCGGCGCGAGGAATTGTGCAAGTCGAAGGGCTTGCGCTTCCTGGGCGTGGGGGTGTCCGGCGGCGAGGAGGGCGCGCGCCACGGCCCGTCCATCATGCCGGGAGGCCCCTCGGAGGCGTATGCGCTGGTGAAGCCGGTGCTGGAGGCCATCGCCGCGCGCACCGACGAGGGCCTGTGTGTCACCCACGTGGGGCCGGATGGCGCGGGCCACTTCGTGAAGATGGTGCACAACGGCATCGAGTACGCGGACATGCAGCTGCTCGCGGAGACGTACGACGTGCTGCGCCGGGGACTGGGGTTGTCCGCGGACGCGCTGGCGGACCTCTTCTCGAAGTGGAACCAGGGTATCGCCGAGTCCTTCCTGCTGGAGACCACCATCAAGGTGCTGCGCAAGAAGGACTCGCAGACGGGCCAGCCGCTGGTGGACCTGGTGCTGGACAAGGCGGGGCAGAAGGGCACGGGAAAGTGGACGGTGCAGGTGTCGCTCGACATGGGGGTCCCCGTGCCGTCCATCGCCGCCGCGCTGGACGCGCGTGTCCTGTCGTCGATGAAGGACGAGCGCGTGGCGGCCAGCCGCAAGCTCAAGGGCCCCTCGGAGACGCTCAGCGCCGAGGAGAAGGCGCAGCTGGCGCAGTGGGCCCATGACGCGCTCTACGCGGCGCGCGTGGTGACGTACGCGCAGGGCATGCGGCTCATCCAGGCGGCGTCCCAGGAGTACAAATGGAACGTCTCCCTGTCGGAGATGGCGCGCATCTGGCGAGGCGGCTGCATCATCCGCGCGAAGCTGCTCACCCCGCTGCGCGAGGCCTTCACCCAGCAGCCGGACCTGCCCAACCTGCTCGTGTCGGACGCCTTCGCGCCGGTGCTCGAGAAGATGGCCCCCGCGTGGCGCAAGCTGGTGGGCGTGGCCACGAAGGTGGGCATCCCCGTGCCTGTGTTCAGCGCGTCGCTGGCGTACCTGGACAGCTACCGCGCCGCGGAGCTGCCGCAGAACCTCACCCAGGCCCAGCGCGACGCCTTCGGCGCACACACGTACCAGCGCCGCGACAAGCCCGAGGCGGGCTTCGTGCACACGGACTGGAACAGCTAG
- the pgl gene encoding 6-phosphogluconolactonase, giving the protein MSALPPQVVPPEHLARQAAEWMAKSLQAALATKPRASLALSGGSTPGPAYRELSRLTLPWERVDLYFVDERFVPPDHPDSNYHMVEETLVGPLRLSPSQVFRMEGEREDRDAAARDYEARLPATLDVVLLGMGEDGHTASLFPGHPALEEKSRRVLSLVGSKPPPWRMTLTMPVLLSAHAVLMLVAGGGKRDVARRALAGDLTLPAARVSNAQWMLDTAAAGR; this is encoded by the coding sequence ATGAGCGCGCTGCCTCCCCAGGTCGTCCCGCCCGAGCACCTGGCCCGTCAGGCCGCGGAGTGGATGGCGAAGTCGCTGCAAGCCGCGCTCGCGACGAAGCCTCGCGCGAGCCTCGCGCTGTCAGGAGGCAGCACGCCGGGCCCCGCGTACCGGGAGCTCTCGCGCCTGACGCTCCCGTGGGAGCGGGTGGACCTCTACTTCGTGGACGAGCGCTTCGTGCCGCCGGACCACCCGGACAGCAACTACCACATGGTGGAGGAGACCCTCGTGGGGCCGCTGCGGCTGTCTCCCTCGCAAGTGTTCCGCATGGAGGGCGAGCGAGAGGACCGCGACGCCGCCGCGCGCGACTACGAGGCACGCCTGCCCGCGACGCTGGACGTGGTGCTGCTGGGCATGGGTGAGGACGGGCACACGGCCAGCCTCTTTCCTGGGCACCCGGCGCTGGAGGAGAAGAGCCGGCGGGTGTTGTCCCTGGTGGGCTCCAAGCCGCCGCCATGGCGGATGACGCTCACGATGCCCGTGCTGCTGTCGGCCCACGCGGTGCTGATGCTGGTGGCGGGCGGGGGCAAGCGGGACGTGGCGCGGCGCGCGCTGGCGGGCGACCTGACGCTCCCGGCGGCTCGCGTCTCGAATGCGCAGTGGATGTTGGACACCGCCGCCGCGGGTCGGTGA